A genomic region of Mycobacterium senriense contains the following coding sequences:
- a CDS encoding GNAT family N-acetyltransferase — MPEYPPDRISGPRLLLRLPTLDDAGALFQRVARDPQVTKYLLWAPHPDVAATRRVITEKLNAGADEKTWVIESRHRGEVIGLASCRRTAPHSVEVGYCLGRRWWGKGLMSEVLGMLLTALDADREVYRVWATCSVDNERSARLLEHAGFYLEGRLARHAVYPTMGPEPQDSLLYAKILR, encoded by the coding sequence ATGCCCGAATACCCACCCGACCGCATCAGCGGCCCTCGGCTGCTGCTGCGCCTACCCACGCTCGACGACGCCGGGGCGCTGTTCCAGCGGGTCGCCCGCGACCCGCAGGTCACCAAGTATCTGTTGTGGGCGCCGCACCCCGACGTGGCCGCGACGCGGCGCGTGATCACCGAAAAACTCAACGCCGGCGCGGACGAGAAGACCTGGGTCATCGAGTCGCGGCACCGCGGCGAGGTGATCGGGCTGGCCAGCTGCCGGCGCACCGCGCCGCACTCGGTCGAGGTCGGCTACTGCCTGGGCCGGCGCTGGTGGGGCAAGGGGTTGATGTCCGAGGTGCTCGGCATGCTGCTCACCGCGCTCGACGCCGATCGGGAGGTGTACCGCGTCTGGGCCACCTGCAGTGTGGACAACGAGCGCTCGGCGCGGCTGCTCGAGCACGCCGGCTTCTACCTGGAGGGGCGGCTGGCCCGGCACGCGGTCTACCCCACGATGGGACCCGAACCGCAGGACAGCCTCCTGTACGCCAAGATCCTGCGCTGA
- a CDS encoding fumarate reductase/succinate dehydrogenase flavoprotein subunit, which yields MMQIPDPATPVRLDCDVLVIGGGTAGTMAALSAAESGAQVLLLEKAHVRHSGALAMGMDGVNNAVIPGKAEPEDYVAEITRANDGIVNQRTVYQTATRGFAMVQRLERYGVKFEKNEHGEYAVRRVHRSGSYVLPMPEGKDVKKALYRVLRQRSMREKIQIENRLMPVRVLTHQGRAVGAAALNTRTGEFVTVGAKAVILATGACGRLGLPASGYLYGTYENPTNAGDGYSMAYHAGAELSGIECFQVNPLIKDYNGPACAYVANPFGGYQVNAHGERFVDSDYWSGQMMAEVKTEIDSARGPIYLKVSHLPDETLTALENILHTTERPTRGTFHANRGHDYRTHDIEMHISEIGLCSGHSASGVWVDEHARTTVPGLYAAGDMACVPHNYMIGAFVFGDLAGTHAASTLAGVAAPQQLPEDQVRDAHELIYRPLRHPDGPPQPQVEYKLRRFVNDYVAPPKTGAKLSLAIRTFERMSAEIAEMGARNPHELMRAVEVSFIRDCAEMAARSSHTRTESRWGLYHDRADLPGRDDNQWGYHLNLRKDAGGEMVFLKRPVAPYFVPVPELDGLPPTDRTVYPVEQPPLVGGQAPASAASRIDSARTAFEPPSPRIAEVLALEEPTMADLDPYLADADPGVRRTAVSTLTEHIPDGYAPALVAALKDGDASVRLTGADGIRELVEVLPQPESVREHLDSADRVVRAASLYVLAARRAGDAAQYRRALDDADHRVRIEAVRALVSVDDVAGVVTAAGDENREVRIAAAAGLATLGAATAPAGSAVRRLVADSDPLVRAAALAALGQLGCSQDDFSAIKQALRAPAWQVREGAARALAGAPVDFAVPHLSEALGDAHLDVRKAAVLSLTRWAAEPAARDALGLALKDGDADVRAYARRALEQDSLAERR from the coding sequence ATGATGCAGATTCCCGACCCGGCGACCCCGGTCCGGCTCGACTGTGACGTCCTGGTCATCGGCGGCGGCACCGCCGGCACCATGGCGGCGCTGTCCGCCGCCGAGAGCGGCGCGCAGGTGCTGCTGCTGGAGAAGGCCCACGTGCGCCACTCCGGCGCCCTGGCGATGGGCATGGACGGCGTCAACAACGCGGTGATCCCCGGCAAGGCCGAACCCGAGGATTACGTCGCCGAGATCACCCGCGCCAACGACGGAATCGTCAATCAGCGCACCGTGTATCAGACCGCCACCCGCGGCTTCGCGATGGTGCAGCGGCTGGAGCGCTACGGCGTGAAGTTCGAGAAGAACGAGCACGGCGAATACGCCGTGCGCCGGGTGCACCGCTCCGGCTCCTACGTGCTGCCGATGCCCGAAGGCAAGGACGTCAAGAAGGCGCTGTATCGCGTGCTGCGGCAGCGGTCGATGCGCGAGAAGATCCAGATCGAGAACCGGCTGATGCCGGTCCGGGTGCTGACGCATCAGGGCCGGGCCGTGGGCGCGGCGGCGCTGAACACGCGCACCGGTGAATTCGTCACGGTCGGTGCCAAGGCGGTCATCTTGGCCACCGGGGCGTGCGGCCGGCTCGGGCTGCCCGCGTCGGGCTACCTGTACGGCACCTACGAGAACCCCACCAACGCCGGCGATGGCTACTCGATGGCCTACCACGCGGGCGCGGAGCTGTCCGGCATCGAGTGCTTCCAGGTCAACCCGTTGATCAAGGACTACAACGGCCCGGCGTGCGCGTACGTCGCCAATCCCTTTGGTGGCTATCAGGTCAACGCGCACGGCGAGCGGTTCGTCGACTCCGACTACTGGTCGGGGCAGATGATGGCCGAGGTCAAAACCGAGATCGACTCCGCGCGCGGACCCATCTACCTCAAGGTGTCGCACCTGCCCGACGAGACGCTGACCGCGCTGGAAAACATCCTGCACACCACCGAGCGGCCCACCCGGGGCACCTTTCACGCCAACCGCGGCCACGACTACCGGACGCATGACATCGAGATGCACATCTCCGAAATCGGCTTGTGCAGCGGGCATTCCGCGTCGGGTGTGTGGGTCGACGAGCACGCCCGCACCACGGTGCCCGGACTGTACGCCGCCGGTGACATGGCCTGCGTCCCGCACAACTACATGATCGGGGCATTCGTGTTCGGCGACCTGGCGGGCACGCACGCCGCTTCGACTCTGGCAGGTGTCGCTGCGCCGCAACAGCTTCCGGAGGATCAGGTGCGCGACGCGCACGAGCTGATCTACCGGCCGCTGCGGCATCCGGACGGCCCGCCGCAACCTCAGGTCGAGTACAAGCTGCGCCGCTTCGTCAACGACTACGTCGCGCCGCCCAAGACCGGGGCCAAGCTGTCGCTGGCCATCCGCACCTTCGAGCGGATGAGCGCCGAGATCGCCGAGATGGGCGCCCGCAATCCGCACGAGCTGATGCGCGCGGTGGAGGTGTCGTTCATCCGCGACTGCGCCGAGATGGCCGCCCGCTCGTCGCACACCCGCACCGAATCCCGGTGGGGCCTATATCACGATCGCGCCGACCTGCCCGGCCGCGACGACAACCAATGGGGTTATCACCTCAACCTGCGCAAGGACGCCGGCGGCGAGATGGTGTTCCTCAAGCGGCCGGTGGCACCGTATTTCGTGCCGGTCCCGGAGCTCGACGGCCTGCCGCCCACCGACCGGACCGTGTACCCGGTGGAGCAGCCGCCGCTTGTCGGCGGCCAGGCGCCGGCCAGCGCAGCGTCCCGAATCGATTCGGCCAGAACAGCGTTCGAGCCACCGTCGCCGCGCATCGCCGAGGTCCTGGCGCTCGAGGAGCCCACGATGGCCGACCTCGATCCCTACCTTGCCGACGCGGATCCCGGCGTGCGCCGCACCGCGGTGTCGACGCTGACCGAGCACATCCCCGACGGGTATGCGCCGGCCCTGGTCGCCGCGCTGAAGGACGGCGACGCCTCGGTCCGCCTCACCGGCGCCGACGGCATCCGCGAGTTGGTCGAGGTGTTGCCGCAGCCGGAAAGCGTGCGCGAGCACCTGGATTCGGCCGATCGGGTGGTGCGCGCGGCCTCACTGTACGTGCTGGCCGCGCGCCGGGCCGGTGACGCCGCGCAATACCGTCGCGCGCTCGACGACGCGGACCATCGGGTGCGCATCGAGGCGGTGCGTGCGCTGGTGTCCGTCGACGACGTGGCGGGTGTCGTCACCGCCGCCGGTGACGAGAACCGCGAGGTCCGCATCGCGGCGGCCGCCGGGCTGGCGACGCTAGGAGCGGCGACAGCCCCAGCTGGCTCTGCGGTGCGCCGGCTCGTCGCCGACTCCGACCCGCTGGTTCGCGCTGCCGCCCTGGCCGCGCTGGGCCAATTAGGTTGCAGCCAAGACGATTTCTCCGCCATCAAGCAGGCGCTGCGGGCGCCGGCCTGGCAGGTGCGGGAAGGCGCGGCCCGCGCGCTGGCCGGCGCGCCGGTCGACTTCGCGGTCCCGCATCTGTCCGAGGCGCTGGGCGACGCCCATCTGGACGTGCGCAAGGCGGCCGTGCTCAGCCTGACCCGGTGGGCCGCGGAGCCCGCCGCCCGGGACGCCCTGGGACTTGCGCTCAAGGACGGCGACGCCGACGTGCGGGCCTACGCGCGCCGGGCGCTCGAGCAGGACAGCTTGGCGGAAAGACGTTAA